The genomic segment TTATGCCCTTGGCGGCACCCATCGGCACCAATCTTGGCATCACCAATCGTCTGCAGCTGGAGATGATTATTGAGCAGGCTCGGGTTCCCGTGGTGATTGATGCTGGTCTCGGTGCCCCATCCCATGCTGCCCTTGCCATGGAGCTGGGTGCCGATGCTGTCTTGGTCAATACGGCTATTGCCGTGGCTGATAAGCCCGTTGCCATGGCAGAGGCCTTTGCCATGGCTACCATAGCAGGCCGTGCCGCCTACCTTGCCGGACTTGGCTCACAATGTCCCGTTGCCTCGGCTTCTTCTCCCGTTAGCGGTAATATAACCGTTGACCTAGACTTCCTGGACTGATCATGTTTACACCGCTTAACAAAACAGAGACAGATGCCCATATAGAAGGTGTGAGCGCCGCTGATGTAGAACGTATTTTGCGGGCCGGCAAATGTTCTGCCGAGGAGATAGGTATACTCCTTTCACCAGTGGCAGAAGCATTTCTTCCACAGATGGCGGAACTTGCCCGTAAGTTGACCCTGCGTAGATTTGGCAAGACAATGCAGGTCTATGCCCCCGTTTATCTTTCCAATTACTGTTCCAATAACTGTGTCTACTGTGGATTTGCGGCAAAAAACAAAATTGTTCGTAAATGTCTGTCAGAAGAGGAGATAGCAAGGGAGACAGAGATCCTCTATAATCGGGGTTTTCGGCAAATTCTCCTTGTTACCGGTGAAGCCAATAAAAAAATGGGTGTTCATGAATTGGCAAAGGTGGCGACAGATCTTAAGGAGAGGTTCTCCTCTATCTCCATAGAGGTCCAGCCCTTTGACACCGATGACTATAAGACACTCTTTGCAGCCGGTGTTACGGGCGTTGCCGTTTATCAGGAGACCTACCAGCGAGATCTCTATGCAGAGCTTCATCTCTCGGGTAAAAAGACGGATTATGACTATCGTCTTGCCACTCCTGCCCGGGCCTGTGCGGCCGGGATGCGTGAGGTGGGTATTGGCGCCCTCTTGGGTCTTGGCGATTGGAGATTTGAGGGTATCAACCTTGCCTATCATCTTCAATGGCTACGCAGGCATTATTGGCAGACTGCCTTTACTGTTTCCTTTCCGAGGATGCGTCCTGCCAGTGGCGGCTTTGAACCTGCCCATCCCATGTCTGCAAGAGAGTTGAGCCAATTGATATTTGCTCTCAGAATCCTTGATCCTGATGTGGGTCTCCTTGTCTCTACCCGGGAAGAGGTGGCCTTTCGTGATGGTATGGTAGGCTTTGCCCCCACCCGCTATTCGGCTGGTTCAAGCACTACTCCAGGTGGATACGGTGACCCCGATGTTGCAGGAGAGCAGTGGGATATGGGCGATAATCGCTCTGTGGAAGAGGTGATTGAGATGCTTCTTAAGAAAGGTTTTGACCCCGTATATAAGGATTGGGATTCAAGCTTTCAATCCTTTGCTTGTTAGTAGTAGCCAACCATTAGACCAATAACTCAGGCGGGGGCAGTTTTTTCATGTTTCCGCCCAATAGGAATGAGAGCAATGAGTGATATAAAGAAGATGTATTCCACAATCCTCGGTGATAATTTTCCCATGGATATGACCATTAGCTTTGGCGAGCAGAAACTGGTTTACCGTAAAAAGACCTGGGCCATTCCGGGAGCAGACGGTAATCTCGAAGAACGTGGCGTGCGCTATGGTGAGAATCCCGATCAAGAGGCGGCCCTCTATGAACTCGCAAGCGGTAATCTGCAGCTGGGTGATTGTCAGTTTATCGAGGCGGGTAATGGTCTTGTCTCCTCCATCAAGGTTGAAGACATGCTCCAGGTGGGAAAGCATCCCGGTAAAATCAACCTGACCG from the Desulfotalea psychrophila LSv54 genome contains:
- the thiH gene encoding 2-iminoacetate synthase ThiH, encoding MFTPLNKTETDAHIEGVSAADVERILRAGKCSAEEIGILLSPVAEAFLPQMAELARKLTLRRFGKTMQVYAPVYLSNYCSNNCVYCGFAAKNKIVRKCLSEEEIARETEILYNRGFRQILLVTGEANKKMGVHELAKVATDLKERFSSISIEVQPFDTDDYKTLFAAGVTGVAVYQETYQRDLYAELHLSGKKTDYDYRLATPARACAAGMREVGIGALLGLGDWRFEGINLAYHLQWLRRHYWQTAFTVSFPRMRPASGGFEPAHPMSARELSQLIFALRILDPDVGLLVSTREEVAFRDGMVGFAPTRYSAGSSTTPGGYGDPDVAGEQWDMGDNRSVEEVIEMLLKKGFDPVYKDWDSSFQSFAC